The following are from one region of the Oscillospiraceae bacterium genome:
- a CDS encoding chitobiase/beta-hexosaminidase C-terminal domain-containing protein, whose protein sequence is MATLNFATKFSSKLIERFTHQSYTDIATVSSLDSDFVGARTVKVYTSGLVRLNDYDAEAAVGSRYGIPDNLGNTVQELTMRDAKSFTYALDELYGADMPQVLYRANRTLKEQVDNVITPYVDRYRLGQWAAEAGIKIKESAALDKTNTAQAVLTLGEHMDNALVNRSARRLFVKPSIYKWLKLDPDFIKKGDMSQQMLQRGVLGEIDGMPVVVVPASYWPVGVNFMIVDKTTSPAPVKLKDYKVHNKPQGMAGALVEGLIYHDLFVLATRRAGVALSIDSADTTFVANPVPNPAGGTAYTPGTTTIALTSATSGATIMYTLDQTDPKTSQTAQVYNSTNKIPTTGLTGDLVVMSYALKAGMTDSGIVTAVYTQA, encoded by the coding sequence ATGGCAACTCTCAATTTTGCAACGAAGTTTTCATCGAAGCTTATCGAGCGGTTTACACATCAGAGCTATACGGATATCGCCACTGTCTCCAGTTTGGATAGCGATTTCGTGGGCGCGCGGACTGTCAAAGTCTATACCTCGGGCCTCGTGAGACTCAACGATTACGACGCCGAAGCCGCTGTGGGTAGCCGATATGGGATCCCAGATAATCTGGGCAATACCGTCCAGGAGCTCACGATGCGGGATGCGAAGTCCTTCACCTATGCGCTCGATGAGCTGTATGGCGCCGATATGCCTCAGGTGCTGTATCGGGCCAATAGAACGCTCAAGGAGCAGGTCGACAACGTCATCACGCCCTATGTCGACAGGTATCGCCTGGGGCAGTGGGCCGCCGAAGCGGGTATCAAGATCAAAGAGAGCGCAGCCCTCGATAAGACCAATACCGCCCAGGCTGTCCTGACGCTGGGCGAGCACATGGACAACGCCCTCGTCAATCGCTCCGCGCGGAGGCTCTTTGTGAAGCCGTCCATCTATAAGTGGTTGAAGCTTGACCCCGACTTCATCAAGAAGGGCGATATGTCGCAGCAGATGCTGCAGCGCGGTGTCCTCGGCGAAATCGATGGCATGCCCGTGGTCGTCGTGCCCGCCTCGTACTGGCCCGTCGGCGTCAACTTCATGATTGTCGACAAGACGACGAGCCCGGCCCCTGTCAAGCTCAAAGACTACAAGGTCCACAACAAGCCGCAAGGCATGGCGGGGGCGCTCGTCGAGGGGCTCATCTACCACGACCTGTTCGTCCTGGCCACGCGGCGCGCCGGGGTGGCGCTGTCCATTGACAGCGCGGACACCACGTTCGTCGCCAATCCAGTCCCGAATCCCGCCGGTGGCACGGCCTATACGCCGGGTACCACAACCATCGCGCTGACGTCCGCCACATCCGGCGCCACCATCATGTACACGCTGGACCAGACCGACCCCAAGACCAGCCAGACGGCGCAGGTCTATAACTCCACAAACAAAATCCCGACGACAGGGCTCACCGGCGACCTCGTCGTCATGTCCTACGCGCTCAAGGCCGGCATGACCGATAGCGGCATCGTCACCGCGGTGTACACGCAAGCGTGA
- a CDS encoding PBSX family phage terminase large subunit, whose product MRSRPVRQISVTANPAFIPVHKSRYFWRVLKGAASSGKSYDLAQEYILHLTDKAYTGAGLLVVRKTEASHRSSTYAELTGAVYRIFGDMWPRIWEIRSNPLSLRCKITGAWILFRGCKDAQQLERLKSVTVPSGKLCWVWIEEATELSERDVDLIALRIRGMLPPALWPQVTLSFNPVSSAHWIKARFFDAPHVDVFVHESTWRDNRFNPPDYADRMAALEQSNPELYRVYALGEWGEVGGLILTRWHVGDCPENDGFYDALSGGLDFGFNDPSALLSVGIKDQVIYIRREIYQPGLVNAELIELAQGVIPKTTMLWADSAEPDRVREWQMAGYLCRGVIKRPHDESAQIDWLKAHQIIVDPSCKHTIRELQLWKWIRDEQSGAYTDRPVDVLNHAMDALRYSVSEWGRYRIDN is encoded by the coding sequence ATGCGTAGCCGACCAGTCAGGCAGATCTCTGTCACCGCTAACCCCGCCTTTATCCCCGTCCACAAAAGTCGGTACTTCTGGCGCGTCCTCAAAGGCGCCGCTAGCTCCGGTAAGTCCTACGACCTGGCGCAGGAGTACATTTTGCACCTCACAGACAAGGCGTATACGGGCGCGGGGCTGCTGGTCGTCCGTAAAACGGAGGCCTCTCATCGATCTTCGACGTACGCAGAGCTGACGGGTGCTGTGTATCGCATCTTTGGCGATATGTGGCCGCGCATTTGGGAAATACGGTCAAACCCGCTGAGCTTGCGCTGCAAAATCACCGGCGCCTGGATTCTCTTTCGGGGCTGCAAAGATGCCCAGCAGCTGGAGCGGCTCAAGTCCGTCACGGTCCCGTCGGGAAAGCTATGCTGGGTCTGGATCGAGGAGGCGACAGAGCTCTCCGAGCGGGATGTCGACCTGATTGCCCTCCGTATCCGTGGGATGCTGCCGCCGGCCCTTTGGCCGCAGGTGACACTGAGCTTTAACCCAGTTTCCTCAGCCCACTGGATCAAAGCCCGGTTCTTCGATGCGCCGCATGTGGATGTGTTTGTCCACGAGTCCACTTGGCGCGATAACCGGTTCAATCCGCCGGATTACGCGGACCGTATGGCGGCGCTGGAGCAGTCAAATCCCGAGCTCTATCGCGTGTATGCCCTGGGTGAGTGGGGTGAGGTCGGGGGGCTCATCCTCACCCGTTGGCATGTAGGCGATTGCCCGGAGAACGATGGATTCTACGATGCACTCTCCGGTGGCCTCGACTTCGGCTTCAATGACCCTTCCGCCCTGCTGTCCGTCGGCATCAAAGATCAGGTGATCTACATCCGGCGGGAGATCTATCAGCCGGGCCTCGTCAATGCCGAGCTCATAGAACTGGCCCAGGGCGTTATCCCCAAAACCACCATGCTGTGGGCCGACTCCGCCGAGCCGGACCGGGTGCGGGAATGGCAGATGGCCGGCTATCTGTGCCGCGGCGTCATCAAACGGCCCCATGATGAATCAGCGCAGATCGACTGGCTCAAGGCGCATCAGATCATTGTGGACCCCAGCTGCAAGCATACCATCCGTGAATTGCAACTCTGGAAGTGGATAAGAGATGAGCAGTCGGGCGCTTACACCGACCGCCCCGTCGACGTCCTCAACCACGCGATGGACGCGCTGCGCTACAGCGTATCCGAGTGGGGGCGATATAGAATTGATAATTGA
- a CDS encoding terminase small subunit — translation MAVAQKPAKKSWKDGSARMWRFCEIYAADPEANATRAAKAAGYAAKNADSQACRLLKRSDVRAKIKELRADLVEQHGINRDSVILDLREVFRRCMQAQPVLEWDSEARDYIPSGEYRFDARGAIKAAELLARITGLMDGQQDGALPDVTISQDFGEVTPDA, via the coding sequence ATGGCTGTCGCGCAAAAACCAGCAAAAAAGAGCTGGAAGGACGGCAGTGCGCGGATGTGGCGGTTCTGCGAGATCTACGCCGCGGACCCCGAGGCCAACGCCACACGGGCCGCGAAGGCCGCCGGGTACGCTGCCAAAAATGCCGACTCGCAGGCGTGTCGGTTGCTCAAGCGTTCGGACGTGCGGGCAAAGATAAAAGAGCTGCGGGCCGACCTCGTCGAGCAGCATGGGATCAATCGCGACTCTGTGATCCTTGACCTGCGGGAGGTCTTCCGGCGCTGTATGCAGGCGCAGCCGGTGCTCGAGTGGGACAGCGAGGCGAGAGACTACATCCCGAGTGGCGAGTATCGCTTCGACGCGCGGGGTGCCATCAAGGCCGCCGAGCTGCTCGCGCGGATCACTGGACTCATGGACGGACAGCAGGACGGCGCGCTGCCAGATGTCACTATCTCTCAGGATTTCGGGGAAGTGACGCCGGATGCGTAG
- a CDS encoding DUF1492 domain-containing protein, translating into MTEETLKSYRGLREELRGMMWELGEIRAWSQSVARAPQTLPPPPISVGVVTVEAVEHVTRERMKIVKREMLRIETAIDALPAPARYILRAHYVDGHQWTSIAGALGVSRASLYRLRSGALDQITDNN; encoded by the coding sequence ATGACGGAGGAGACCTTGAAGTCCTATCGGGGCTTGCGCGAGGAGCTGCGTGGGATGATGTGGGAGCTCGGAGAGATCCGGGCTTGGTCGCAGTCCGTCGCGCGGGCGCCTCAGACGCTGCCGCCGCCGCCGATCTCCGTGGGCGTCGTGACAGTGGAGGCCGTCGAGCACGTGACGAGAGAACGCATGAAGATAGTAAAACGTGAGATGCTGCGCATAGAGACGGCTATCGACGCGCTGCCCGCGCCCGCGCGGTACATCCTGCGTGCCCATTATGTGGATGGGCACCAGTGGACGAGCATCGCGGGCGCGTTGGGAGTGTCGCGGGCATCCCTGTATAGACTGCGCAGTGGGGCACTTGATCAGATAACAGATAACAACTGA